From a single Sus scrofa isolate TJ Tabasco breed Duroc chromosome 13, Sscrofa11.1, whole genome shotgun sequence genomic region:
- the KCNMB3 gene encoding calcium-activated potassium channel subunit beta-3 isoform X2 translates to MHKKLPSSAGEDRAMLLGFAMMGFSVLMFFLLGITMLKPFMLSTQREESNCTIIHTHIMDDWMDCAFTCGVDCQGQGKYPCLQVFVNLTHSGQKALLHYNEEAVQINSKCFYTPKCRRDGNDLLNSALNIKEFFDHKNRTPFSCFYSPDNQSEDVILIKKYDQMVIFHCLFWPSMTMLGGALIVGMVRLTQYLFLLCEKYSTALRDEVSGKVPYVARNQFKLWSVGRSKGRSQEIL, encoded by the exons ATGCATAAGAAGCTGCCATCCAGTGCTGGAGAGGACCGAGCCATGCTGTTAGGGTTTGCAATGATGGGCTTCTCTGTCCTAATGTTCTTCTTGCTTGGAATCACCATGCTAAAGCCCTTTATGCTCAg CACTCAGAGAGAAGAATCAAACTGCACCATCATCCACACACACATCATGGACGACTGGATGGACTGTGCTTTCACCTGTGGGGTGGACTGCCAAGGTCAGGGCAAGTACCCATGCCTGCAGGTGTTTGTGAACCTCACCCATTCAGGTCAGAAAGCTCTCCTACATTATAATGAAGAGGCTGTCCAGATAAATTCCAAG TGCTTTTACACACCCAAGTGCCGCCGGGATGGAAATGATTTGCTTAACAGTGCTCTGAACATAAAGGAATTCTTTGATCACAAAAACAGAACCCCCTTTTCTTGCTTCTATAGTCCAGATAACCAATCCGAAGATGTTATTCTCATAAAAAAGTATGACCAGATGGTTATCTTCCACTGTCTGTTTTGGCCTTCCATGACTATGCTAGGTGGTGCTCTGATTGTTGGCATGGTGAGATTAACACAGTACCTGTTTCTATTGTGTGAAAAATACAGCACTGCACTCAGAGATGAGGTAAGTGGCAAAGTACCTTACGTGGCACGGAATCAATTCAAACTGTGGAGTGTGGGGAGGAGCAAAGGGAGGAGTCAAGAAATCTTATGA
- the KCNMB3 gene encoding calcium-activated potassium channel subunit beta-3 isoform X1, translating into MTQVKGVHFAQPPGLMEPFSIPVQITLQGGRRRQGRTAFSTSGGKRNIDHSDGDPPDMHKKLPSSAGEDRAMLLGFAMMGFSVLMFFLLGITMLKPFMLSTQREESNCTIIHTHIMDDWMDCAFTCGVDCQGQGKYPCLQVFVNLTHSGQKALLHYNEEAVQINSKCFYTPKCRRDGNDLLNSALNIKEFFDHKNRTPFSCFYSPDNQSEDVILIKKYDQMVIFHCLFWPSMTMLGGALIVGMVRLTQYLFLLCEKYSTALRDEVSGKVPYVARNQFKLWSVGRSKGRSQEIL; encoded by the exons ATGACTCAGGTGAAAGGAGTCCATTTTGCCCAGCCCCCTGGTCTCATGGAGCCGTTCAGCATCCCCGTTCAAATTACACTCCAGGGCGGCCGGAGACGCCAGGGGAG GACAGCCTTTTCTACCTCAGGTGGGAAGAGAAACATAGATCACAGTGATGGAGACCCACCAGATATGCATAAGAAGCTGCCATCCAGTGCTGGAGAGGACCGAGCCATGCTGTTAGGGTTTGCAATGATGGGCTTCTCTGTCCTAATGTTCTTCTTGCTTGGAATCACCATGCTAAAGCCCTTTATGCTCAg CACTCAGAGAGAAGAATCAAACTGCACCATCATCCACACACACATCATGGACGACTGGATGGACTGTGCTTTCACCTGTGGGGTGGACTGCCAAGGTCAGGGCAAGTACCCATGCCTGCAGGTGTTTGTGAACCTCACCCATTCAGGTCAGAAAGCTCTCCTACATTATAATGAAGAGGCTGTCCAGATAAATTCCAAG TGCTTTTACACACCCAAGTGCCGCCGGGATGGAAATGATTTGCTTAACAGTGCTCTGAACATAAAGGAATTCTTTGATCACAAAAACAGAACCCCCTTTTCTTGCTTCTATAGTCCAGATAACCAATCCGAAGATGTTATTCTCATAAAAAAGTATGACCAGATGGTTATCTTCCACTGTCTGTTTTGGCCTTCCATGACTATGCTAGGTGGTGCTCTGATTGTTGGCATGGTGAGATTAACACAGTACCTGTTTCTATTGTGTGAAAAATACAGCACTGCACTCAGAGATGAGGTAAGTGGCAAAGTACCTTACGTGGCACGGAATCAATTCAAACTGTGGAGTGTGGGGAGGAGCAAAGGGAGGAGTCAAGAAATCTTATGA
- the LOC100621400 gene encoding 40S ribosomal protein S13-like, with protein sequence MGRMHAPGKGLFQLALPYRRSVPTWLKLTSDNVKEQIYKLAKKGLTPSQIGVILRDSHGVAQVRFVTGNKILRILKSKGLAPDLPEDLYHLIKKAVAVRKHLERNREDKDAKFRLILIESRIHRLA encoded by the coding sequence ATGGGTCGCATGCACGCTCCCGGGAAAGGCCTGTTCCAGTTGGCTCTGCCCTACCGCCGCAGCGTCCCCACCTGGCTGAAGCTGACGTCTGACAATGTGAAGGAGCAGATCTACAAACTGGCCAAGAAGGGCCTGACTCCCTCACAGATAGGTGTGATCCTGAGAGACTCACATGGTGTTGCACAAGTACGTTTTGTGACAGGCAATAAAATCTTGAGGATTCTTAAGTCCAAAGGACTTGCTCCTGATCTTCCTGAGGATCTCTACCATTTAATTAAGAAAGCTGTTGCTGTTCGAAAGCATCTCGAGAGGAACAGAGAGGATAAAGATGCTAAATTCCGTCTGATTCTGATTGAGAGCCGTATTCACCGGTTGGCTTGA